A window from Deltaproteobacteria bacterium HGW-Deltaproteobacteria-18 encodes these proteins:
- a CDS encoding ShlB/FhaC/HecB family hemolysin secretion/activation protein: MSFIKPFICSAIFLIVLSEIAFSQSFPDACAVHKRIIQHQEEHQRVRQEHFQRHATEPPSGLKVQEEPEAKTDDSLQCISVDTIEVAGVTLLSAQTIEDLTRKFSGRCLTLGDINSLLKHITNAYIDRGFVTSRAYLPEQEVSQGLLKIQVIEGKIEDIRLNDGKGMKQNELRTAFIGLKGGPLNLRDLEQGLDQLNRLQSSDATMKLVPGSEPGMSVVTISNDPTKRWRASVGWDDSGQKSTGKNQYMLQFDKDNFIGLSDMLSVSYSATPLPWEDDDHPKNSQSLSAYWSLPIGYWTLSLSASKFNYSTPLFGTTDVFKSEGDTCWQSVSVEKVVHRDAESKTSLGVSVEHRQVESRVAGAKLHASSYETTDVGLKATHARRLFEGSLSFGAEYHQGTNFLGSSEALDGEGVPVPHYEKWEGTLSYYRPFTLCEQDLTWASTLRAQYSPDTLYNAERMSIGSRYTVRGFAEDSLSGDTGGYVRNELSWHIPSSKDVIPKVQALEVFAGYDYGMILKDEDEPFERGEVQSVSLGLRTIGDFVVDVTCSKTFSAPSFIKRKNFEIYSSVTASF; this comes from the coding sequence TTCACAGTCATTTCCTGATGCTTGTGCGGTTCACAAGCGCATTATCCAGCACCAAGAAGAACACCAGCGTGTCCGTCAAGAGCATTTTCAGCGTCACGCTACAGAGCCGCCTTCTGGGCTGAAAGTCCAAGAAGAGCCTGAAGCGAAAACGGATGACTCTCTTCAATGTATTTCCGTTGACACAATAGAAGTTGCCGGGGTGACGCTTTTGTCTGCCCAGACTATCGAAGATTTGACACGGAAGTTTAGCGGACGCTGTCTCACGCTTGGCGATATCAATTCCCTTCTGAAGCACATTACCAATGCCTACATAGACCGAGGATTTGTTACGTCTCGGGCATATTTACCAGAGCAGGAGGTTTCTCAGGGCTTGCTCAAAATTCAAGTCATTGAAGGGAAGATTGAAGATATAAGACTCAATGACGGCAAGGGAATGAAGCAAAATGAATTGCGAACAGCGTTCATTGGGCTAAAAGGCGGCCCTCTTAATCTCCGTGATCTTGAGCAGGGGCTCGACCAACTCAATCGTCTTCAATCAAGCGATGCGACCATGAAGCTGGTTCCTGGTAGTGAGCCGGGAATGAGTGTCGTGACGATTTCTAATGACCCGACGAAACGGTGGCGCGCCTCCGTTGGGTGGGATGATTCGGGGCAAAAGTCCACGGGCAAGAACCAGTATATGCTGCAATTCGACAAGGATAATTTCATTGGATTGAGCGACATGCTCTCTGTGAGTTACTCCGCCACGCCTTTGCCTTGGGAGGATGATGATCATCCCAAGAACAGCCAAAGCCTGTCTGCCTATTGGTCCTTGCCCATTGGTTATTGGACCCTGAGCCTTTCTGCCAGCAAATTCAATTATTCTACGCCACTTTTCGGCACGACGGATGTGTTCAAGAGCGAAGGCGATACGTGTTGGCAATCTGTTTCCGTGGAAAAAGTTGTGCATCGTGACGCGGAAAGCAAAACGTCGCTGGGTGTGAGCGTTGAGCATCGCCAGGTGGAGAGCCGCGTTGCTGGGGCGAAACTCCACGCCAGCAGCTATGAGACAACGGACGTCGGACTCAAAGCGACCCACGCGCGAAGACTGTTTGAAGGGTCCCTCAGCTTTGGTGCCGAGTATCATCAAGGTACGAATTTCCTGGGTTCATCCGAGGCCTTGGACGGAGAGGGTGTTCCGGTGCCTCATTATGAAAAGTGGGAAGGCACGCTGAGCTATTACCGCCCGTTTACGCTCTGTGAACAAGATTTGACGTGGGCGTCGACACTTCGCGCGCAGTATAGCCCAGACACGCTTTATAATGCGGAGCGCATGTCAATTGGCAGCCGCTATACAGTCCGTGGTTTTGCAGAGGACAGTTTGAGTGGAGATACAGGTGGCTATGTCCGCAATGAGCTCTCATGGCATATTCCGTCATCAAAAGATGTAATACCAAAGGTTCAGGCTTTGGAAGTATTTGCTGGCTATGATTACGGGATGATTCTTAAAGACGAAGACGAGCCGTTTGAACGTGGCGAAGTTCAAAGTGTCTCTTTAGGACTTCGCACTATTGGGGATTTTGTAGTCGATGTCACATGCTCCAAGACTTTTTCAGCTCCCAGCTTTATCAAAAGAAAAAATTTTGAAATTTACAGCTCAGTAACTGCTTCATTTTAA